The proteins below are encoded in one region of Planctopirus limnophila DSM 3776:
- a CDS encoding DUF1552 domain-containing protein → MPHTSRWSIPRRTFLRGAGVAVALPWLEAMGSPVKAAELTTPADALEAGKYAPVRFGCLFFPNGVWKDAWIPKQSGKDFELPDSLQPLTNLKEHVTILSQLDKRHSHEGDGHYAKTANFLTGLRVEKTTGKNISTGGVSLDQYMAKQVGHLTPLPSLELGIDPVISGIDSNVGYTRLYGSHISWQTAERPVAKEINPRTVFDRLMNVQQAGKNRGQAASSRDADRKSLLDFAMSDARRLRQQLGRDDQFKLDEYLDSVRAVEKRIEFFTQPDPRVWHPETPQAEMEAPGAPRDYQEHVRLMIDLMILAFQTDSTRVSSFMFANDVSGHNFSFVDGVRGSHHELSHHEGKPEKIEQYQKINRWHVSQFSRMLERMSQIREGESTLLDNSMILLGCGMADGNAHQPDNLPIVVGGHAGGRFAGGQHIASAPRTPLCNLYVSMLDGMGCPVNQFGDSTGPIKEVFSA, encoded by the coding sequence ATGCCTCATACCTCCCGTTGGTCAATTCCTCGTCGCACGTTTTTGCGAGGTGCCGGTGTGGCTGTGGCTTTGCCGTGGCTGGAAGCGATGGGTTCGCCTGTCAAAGCGGCTGAGTTGACGACCCCGGCAGATGCACTTGAGGCGGGAAAGTATGCTCCTGTTCGATTTGGCTGCCTGTTCTTCCCCAATGGTGTCTGGAAGGATGCCTGGATTCCTAAACAATCTGGGAAAGATTTCGAACTGCCCGATTCGTTGCAGCCGCTGACAAACCTCAAAGAGCACGTCACAATTCTCTCTCAACTCGACAAGCGGCACAGCCATGAAGGGGATGGCCATTACGCGAAAACAGCCAACTTCCTCACAGGCCTGCGGGTCGAAAAAACCACCGGCAAAAACATCAGCACAGGTGGAGTTTCACTCGATCAGTACATGGCCAAGCAGGTGGGGCATTTGACCCCACTTCCGTCACTTGAATTAGGCATTGATCCCGTCATTTCCGGGATCGATTCGAATGTCGGTTACACCCGACTTTATGGTTCGCACATTTCGTGGCAGACAGCCGAACGACCCGTCGCCAAGGAAATCAATCCCAGAACAGTGTTTGATCGGCTGATGAATGTCCAGCAGGCAGGGAAGAATCGCGGCCAGGCGGCTTCATCACGTGATGCAGACCGCAAAAGCCTGCTCGATTTCGCGATGTCCGATGCCCGGCGATTGCGGCAACAGCTGGGCCGCGACGACCAGTTCAAACTCGATGAATATCTTGATTCTGTTCGTGCTGTCGAAAAGCGGATCGAGTTTTTTACACAGCCTGATCCTCGAGTCTGGCATCCAGAAACACCTCAGGCCGAAATGGAAGCCCCCGGGGCACCTCGAGATTATCAGGAGCATGTCCGCCTGATGATCGACCTGATGATTCTGGCCTTCCAGACCGATTCCACGCGGGTTTCGAGCTTTATGTTCGCCAATGATGTTTCGGGTCATAACTTCTCGTTTGTCGACGGTGTCCGCGGTTCGCACCATGAACTATCGCATCACGAAGGCAAGCCCGAAAAGATCGAGCAGTACCAGAAGATCAATCGCTGGCATGTTTCGCAGTTCAGCCGGATGCTGGAGCGGATGTCACAGATTCGGGAAGGAGAATCGACGTTGCTCGATAACTCCATGATTCTTTTGGGATGCGGCATGGCCGATGGCAATGCGCACCAGCCTGATAACCTGCCGATTGTCGTGGGTGGCCATGCCGGTGGACGATTTGCCGGCGGGCAGCATATTGCCAGTGCACCACGCACTCCGCTGTGCAATCTGTATGTTTCGATGCTCGATGGCATGGGCTGCCCCGTGAATCAGTTCGGCGACAGCACCGGCCCCATCAAGGAAGTTTTTTCGGCTTAG
- a CDS encoding DUF1592 domain-containing protein, whose amino-acid sequence MAFDRDAKPYLKKYCFSCHDDKKMEGELNLAVYKEPQRVLESLPKWETIIQRVKAKEMPPEGSPQPSEEEFQRFLSWYGTLPRPENECRNLATDATQNFYQGYVMSRRLTRAEYANSVRDLFNYDFQILSRIPADGAGGEGFDTNGSSLFTSAILAEKYLDVATDVASQLLPESLREQPAAIQQRESSQSIDPLETARRKLLAHWPGAALTPREAARLNLEPFVKRAYRRPIHKEDLEPLLALFDQAYQRGDPFPQAMRLPLMAILISPHFLFLAEPEPSQEGVHALPPYPLASRLSYFLWSSLPDDELLQLAESGQLLQDDVLKAQVRRMLADPRVRGLGENFGMQWLGLSQFGETTRPDAKLFPEFDSDLLQAMRQESIETLTAVFRQNRSLRELLVADYVFVNDRLAEHYGLPKPGSNAMVQVSLTDDQKYRGGIVTQGAVMVHTSYPFRTSPVLRGRWVLEEVLGSKVPPPPPGVPPLPEHDPNAPPLSLRERLEKHRQDPACSACHNRMDPLGFGLENFDVLGRFRTAEAGLAIDASGKLPSGENFSGPAEMKQILLKRKGEFLRNLTKKMLGYALGRGLNKFDQCVIKETLEALKSHDDKSEVLVEQIVLSYPFRHRYTKK is encoded by the coding sequence GTGGCCTTTGATCGCGATGCCAAGCCTTATCTCAAGAAGTATTGCTTCAGTTGCCACGACGATAAAAAAATGGAAGGCGAGCTGAATCTCGCTGTCTATAAAGAACCGCAGCGAGTGCTGGAATCGCTTCCGAAATGGGAGACGATTATCCAGCGCGTCAAAGCCAAAGAGATGCCTCCCGAAGGGAGCCCTCAGCCATCCGAGGAAGAGTTCCAACGATTCTTGAGTTGGTATGGCACACTCCCCCGGCCTGAGAACGAATGCCGCAATCTGGCGACCGATGCCACCCAGAATTTTTATCAAGGCTATGTGATGAGCCGCCGGCTCACACGGGCCGAGTACGCCAACAGCGTGCGGGATCTGTTCAATTACGACTTTCAGATTCTCTCTCGCATCCCGGCTGATGGGGCAGGTGGTGAAGGTTTTGATACCAATGGCTCGTCGCTCTTCACCTCAGCTATTCTTGCAGAAAAGTATCTCGACGTCGCCACCGATGTGGCCAGTCAGCTTCTTCCTGAAAGCTTGCGAGAACAACCTGCTGCCATACAACAACGCGAGTCCAGTCAATCCATCGACCCACTGGAAACCGCGAGGCGGAAGCTGCTGGCACATTGGCCGGGGGCTGCCTTAACGCCGCGAGAAGCCGCACGATTGAACCTTGAGCCATTCGTCAAAAGAGCCTACCGGCGACCCATCCACAAGGAAGATCTAGAGCCGCTGTTGGCACTATTCGATCAGGCATATCAGAGGGGCGATCCTTTCCCACAGGCCATGCGATTGCCCTTGATGGCGATTCTCATTTCGCCTCATTTTCTGTTTCTGGCGGAGCCTGAGCCAAGTCAGGAAGGGGTGCATGCACTGCCCCCATATCCACTGGCATCGCGGCTCTCTTACTTTCTCTGGTCGAGTCTGCCTGATGATGAACTTCTGCAACTGGCCGAATCGGGCCAACTGCTTCAGGACGACGTGCTGAAGGCGCAAGTCCGACGCATGCTCGCCGATCCACGCGTACGTGGTCTGGGTGAAAACTTTGGCATGCAATGGCTGGGGCTATCTCAGTTCGGAGAAACCACCCGGCCTGATGCGAAGCTGTTTCCCGAGTTTGACAGTGATCTACTCCAGGCCATGAGACAGGAAAGTATCGAGACTTTGACTGCGGTCTTCCGGCAGAATCGCAGTCTCCGCGAACTCCTGGTGGCCGACTATGTCTTTGTGAATGATCGACTGGCAGAACATTATGGCCTGCCCAAGCCCGGCTCAAATGCCATGGTTCAGGTATCGCTCACCGATGATCAGAAGTACCGGGGCGGCATTGTGACGCAAGGGGCTGTCATGGTGCACACTTCGTATCCATTTCGAACGAGTCCTGTCCTGCGGGGACGATGGGTACTTGAAGAAGTGCTCGGTAGTAAAGTCCCGCCGCCACCTCCCGGCGTGCCACCATTGCCAGAGCACGATCCGAATGCTCCACCATTGTCTTTGCGAGAGCGATTGGAAAAGCATCGGCAGGATCCGGCCTGTTCGGCCTGCCATAACCGCATGGATCCATTAGGGTTCGGCCTCGAAAACTTCGATGTCCTTGGTCGATTTCGAACGGCTGAAGCAGGCCTTGCCATCGATGCTTCTGGCAAACTTCCCAGTGGCGAAAACTTCAGCGGCCCGGCCGAAATGAAGCAGATTCTGCTCAAGCGGAAAGGGGAGTTTCTGCGGAATCTGACCAAGAAAATGCTCGGTTATGCCCTGGGACGTGGTCTCAACAAGTTCGACCAATGTGTGATCAAGGAAACGCTCGAAGCCCTGAAATCCCATGATGATAAGTCAGAGGTGCTTGTTGAGCAGATTGTCCTGAGTTATCCGTTTCGCCACCGCTACACCAAGAAGTAA
- the moaC gene encoding cyclic pyranopterin monophosphate synthase MoaC gives MTDLTHFDSEGHSRMVNVGHKPVTERTATAEGFVTAHPETITRMAGGGTAKGNVLEVARLAGIMAAKKTADLIPLCHPLGLDSVEIEFSFTSPDELRIVATASLTAKTGVEMEALTAVSIAALTVYDMCKSIDKAMTIGPIRLLSKTGGKSGSWSAPS, from the coding sequence ATGACAGATTTGACCCATTTCGACAGCGAAGGGCACTCACGTATGGTGAATGTGGGCCATAAACCTGTCACTGAGAGAACTGCCACAGCCGAAGGATTTGTTACAGCTCACCCAGAGACGATCACTCGCATGGCTGGTGGAGGAACCGCGAAAGGTAATGTACTCGAAGTCGCCCGTCTGGCGGGGATCATGGCGGCTAAAAAAACTGCCGATCTGATTCCACTCTGTCATCCTCTAGGGCTTGATTCCGTCGAGATAGAATTTTCTTTCACATCACCCGATGAACTTCGCATTGTGGCCACAGCCAGCCTGACGGCGAAAACAGGTGTCGAAATGGAAGCTCTCACGGCGGTTTCGATTGCTGCTCTCACTGTCTATGACATGTGCAAAAGCATCGATAAAGCTATGACGATCGGCCCGATTCGGCTCCTTTCCAAAACCGGTGGGAAATCCGGAAGCTGGTCGGCACCCTCATGA
- a CDS encoding HisA/HisF-related TIM barrel protein, which translates to MELPAETTRHHQHNSMPGHASVVVPVIDTRNGWAVHAIAGNRALYRPWTDSFQQPRKPQQLAEEFSRVWQPRWLYVADLDGIIDGQPQTSSWPCLPGDGPRILMDAGFREIDDVLTAVNLGYEVILGTESLPSMAWLQELIVRLEDSQRLWISLDFRQGQWQAPAEFQQLGLTDFISQLSNWSMTHWIVLDLADVGQGTGGSTAEQIRLLRETLEKSSRNWKHPAESYQSRLAQSCQHGTQVVPTERTPTILAGGGMRTAQDVLQLQTQGVSGVLVATALMTGTITPDQFAPLRMP; encoded by the coding sequence ATGGAGCTCCCAGCCGAAACAACTCGTCATCACCAGCACAATTCGATGCCTGGCCACGCCTCAGTCGTTGTGCCGGTTATTGATACTCGTAATGGCTGGGCAGTGCATGCGATTGCTGGAAATCGAGCCCTTTATCGACCTTGGACAGATTCTTTTCAGCAGCCACGCAAGCCTCAACAGTTGGCCGAAGAGTTTTCCAGGGTCTGGCAACCACGTTGGCTCTATGTCGCTGATCTCGATGGGATCATCGATGGCCAACCGCAAACAAGCAGCTGGCCTTGTTTGCCGGGAGATGGTCCGCGAATTCTGATGGATGCCGGTTTTCGAGAAATCGATGATGTTCTAACGGCCGTGAACCTCGGCTACGAGGTCATTCTGGGAACGGAGTCGTTACCGTCGATGGCATGGCTGCAGGAACTGATCGTTCGACTGGAAGACTCACAACGATTGTGGATTTCGCTCGATTTTCGCCAGGGCCAATGGCAGGCACCTGCCGAGTTCCAGCAACTGGGCCTCACGGATTTCATCAGCCAACTCTCCAACTGGTCAATGACGCATTGGATCGTGCTGGATCTGGCAGATGTGGGTCAGGGCACCGGAGGTTCAACGGCAGAGCAGATTCGACTGCTCCGAGAAACATTGGAGAAATCGAGTCGCAACTGGAAACACCCTGCCGAAAGCTATCAAAGCAGGCTTGCCCAAAGCTGCCAGCATGGCACACAGGTAGTTCCAACAGAAAGAACCCCCACCATTCTGGCTGGTGGAGGCATGCGGACGGCCCAGGATGTTCTGCAATTGCAGACACAGGGCGTGAGTGGTGTGCTCGTGGCCACAGCGCTGATGACAGGCACCATCACACCCGATCAGTTCGCCCCTTTACGAATGCCTTAA
- a CDS encoding 3-deoxy-7-phosphoheptulonate synthase, which produces MQPLQNVNVRDTVPLIAPRYLKSEETISDSAMRTVVEGREAIKRILSGEDSRLFVTVGPCSIHDHVAALEYARKLRDLAEKVKSHMLIVMRVYFEKPRTTVGWKGLINDPHLNETFDIATGLRAARRILLEVNDMGLPAATELLESITPQYISDLLAFAAIGARTTESPTHRQMASGLSMPVGYKNGTDGTLQVALDAMQAARTSHSFLGIDPEGKTCIINTKGNPWGMLVLRGGRTAPNYAPENVQEAVSKLRALNLCDRIMVDCSHANSNKDYTKQHIVWNDVIQRRLDGETALAGVMVESNLFPGNQPLKNPADLKYGVSITDGCIGWEETEELILSAYEKMNPTPAEVTA; this is translated from the coding sequence ATGCAACCGCTCCAAAACGTGAATGTTCGGGATACCGTGCCACTGATTGCCCCCCGATACCTGAAGTCGGAAGAAACGATTTCCGATTCCGCCATGCGAACTGTTGTCGAAGGACGCGAAGCGATCAAGCGGATTCTCAGTGGTGAAGATTCCCGTCTCTTTGTGACTGTCGGCCCCTGTTCGATTCACGATCATGTGGCGGCCCTCGAATATGCCCGCAAGCTGCGGGATCTGGCTGAAAAAGTCAAAAGCCACATGCTGATTGTGATGCGCGTCTACTTCGAAAAGCCACGCACAACCGTTGGTTGGAAAGGACTGATTAACGACCCGCACCTCAATGAGACCTTCGATATCGCCACAGGTTTGCGGGCGGCCCGCCGCATTCTGCTGGAAGTGAACGATATGGGATTACCAGCAGCGACCGAACTGCTCGAATCCATTACGCCTCAATATATTTCCGATCTGCTGGCCTTTGCAGCTATTGGGGCCCGCACGACAGAATCGCCCACTCATCGGCAGATGGCCAGCGGTCTTTCCATGCCCGTCGGTTACAAAAACGGGACGGACGGCACCTTGCAGGTCGCTCTCGATGCCATGCAGGCGGCTCGAACATCGCACAGTTTCCTGGGCATCGACCCTGAAGGAAAGACCTGCATCATCAACACCAAAGGGAACCCCTGGGGCATGCTCGTGTTGCGTGGCGGACGAACAGCTCCCAACTATGCACCAGAAAACGTGCAGGAAGCGGTTTCCAAGCTCCGGGCACTCAATCTTTGTGATCGAATCATGGTGGATTGCAGCCATGCGAATTCCAACAAGGATTACACCAAGCAGCACATTGTCTGGAACGATGTTATTCAGCGACGTCTTGACGGAGAGACTGCACTGGCAGGGGTGATGGTGGAAAGTAACCTCTTCCCTGGCAATCAGCCTCTCAAAAACCCTGCCGATCTGAAGTACGGCGTCTCCATTACCGATGGCTGTATTGGCTGGGAAGAAACCGAAGAACTCATTCTCTCGGCGTATGAAAAAATGAATCCCACACCGGCTGAAGTCACCGCCTGA
- a CDS encoding pyridoxal phosphate-dependent aminotransferase — protein MPAMTLSPLVEALKPSATLAAAAKARELKNKGVKVLDFTLGEPDFNTPEHIQAAAIEAMKAGKTHYTPSGGIAELKEAVCRAYKRDYNLDYAPNQVLISNGAKHSIHNVLATLCGPGDEVIIPTPYWVSYGALVELTGAVPVLVETTEASGFVMTAEQFEAAITPRTKLLLLNNPSNPTGAAYTPAQLEALAKVAVARNIPVLSDEIYEKLIYPGSEFRSFASFGPEVKALTIIVSGVSKAYAMTGWRIGWTIGPAAIIKAMDNLQSQETSNPCSISQYAAVTALDGPQESVEAMRVVFERRREYSLSRLRPWQERFGVTCPPPGGAFYMFFNISSMLNKPLASGKVAKDASEFCTILLEEAHVALVTGDAFGAPGFVRLSFATDDETLKQGFDAIEKFLASAGSAG, from the coding sequence ATGCCCGCCATGACTTTGTCTCCGCTCGTGGAAGCTCTCAAGCCTTCAGCCACTTTAGCCGCTGCTGCTAAAGCACGAGAGCTGAAAAACAAAGGCGTTAAGGTTCTCGACTTCACGCTGGGTGAACCCGACTTCAATACTCCTGAGCACATCCAGGCGGCGGCGATTGAGGCGATGAAAGCCGGCAAAACGCATTACACACCTTCTGGTGGTATTGCCGAACTGAAGGAAGCAGTCTGCCGGGCTTACAAGCGCGATTACAATCTCGACTACGCTCCCAATCAGGTGCTGATCTCGAACGGCGCCAAGCACTCGATTCATAATGTATTGGCGACACTTTGCGGCCCAGGTGATGAAGTCATCATCCCCACACCTTACTGGGTCAGTTATGGGGCACTGGTCGAACTGACAGGTGCCGTTCCTGTGCTCGTCGAAACCACAGAAGCCAGTGGCTTTGTGATGACGGCCGAGCAGTTTGAAGCAGCCATTACTCCTCGAACCAAGCTGCTGTTACTCAATAATCCCAGCAATCCGACCGGTGCTGCTTACACTCCCGCACAGTTGGAAGCTCTGGCCAAGGTTGCAGTGGCTCGCAATATTCCAGTGCTCTCGGATGAAATCTACGAGAAACTCATTTATCCCGGCAGTGAGTTCCGCTCATTCGCCAGCTTCGGCCCCGAAGTCAAGGCCCTGACGATCATTGTCAGTGGTGTCAGTAAAGCCTATGCAATGACAGGCTGGCGTATTGGCTGGACAATCGGGCCTGCCGCCATCATCAAGGCCATGGATAACCTCCAAAGCCAGGAAACATCGAATCCTTGCAGCATCAGCCAGTATGCGGCTGTCACGGCACTCGATGGACCTCAGGAATCTGTCGAAGCCATGCGTGTGGTCTTTGAACGCCGACGGGAGTATTCACTCAGCCGACTGCGACCCTGGCAGGAACGGTTTGGCGTGACCTGCCCGCCCCCCGGTGGTGCGTTCTATATGTTCTTCAACATTTCATCGATGCTCAATAAGCCATTGGCGAGTGGGAAAGTCGCGAAGGACGCCAGCGAGTTCTGCACCATCCTGCTCGAAGAAGCTCATGTCGCTTTGGTGACAGGCGATGCCTTTGGTGCTCCTGGTTTTGTGAGGCTTTCCTTTGCGACGGACGACGAGACACTCAAACAAGGTTTTGATGCCATCGAGAAGTTCCTCGCCAGTGCAGGATCGGCAGGTTAG
- a CDS encoding MFS transporter produces the protein MPSVLIPGQRRDAAGRSMISIADEEQVETRSAPMLRRIETRSISLLTIGHATVDLCQGLVPAMVSYLVLKENYTYFMSASLVFATAAMSSIVQPVFGQMADRLKLHWLLPASVLLAGIPLGIGAQSPSYGLLLFALALSGFGIAAFHPEAARQAHLAAGDYRTTAMSYFSLGGSVGFAMAPALGWWLLESSGRLGMLWVILPAAIVAALLARQFSMSASPSRQRPHIAIAPAKDDWYGFGVLTISVVARSIVFFAINTFLALYWRQRWADSADVGSTGAFDLNVILASGTTILSVFLAAGIGGTILGGWFADRFSRRATLITGFGLSMLTFPLMVWSPSMEVGAAMVALTAILFFAPASPAVVLGQEYLPNRVGMASGVTIGLAVSVGGMVVPLLGWLGDVYGLGVVFLLMEVMLGFCVVSSIALPNPHFSTRLAKS, from the coding sequence ATGCCGTCCGTTTTAATACCTGGTCAGCGCAGGGATGCTGCTGGTCGCTCGATGATTTCCATCGCTGATGAGGAACAAGTCGAAACACGTTCGGCCCCGATGTTGAGGCGGATTGAAACCCGCTCGATCTCGCTGCTGACGATTGGGCATGCCACGGTGGATCTCTGCCAGGGGCTTGTCCCGGCGATGGTTTCGTACCTGGTGCTCAAAGAAAACTACACATACTTCATGAGTGCCTCGCTGGTCTTTGCCACTGCAGCGATGTCGTCGATTGTGCAGCCTGTTTTTGGGCAGATGGCCGACCGTTTGAAGCTTCATTGGCTGCTTCCTGCGAGTGTGTTGCTGGCCGGAATTCCTTTGGGAATAGGGGCACAAAGCCCCAGTTATGGATTGTTGCTCTTTGCACTGGCACTGAGTGGTTTCGGAATTGCGGCCTTTCATCCGGAAGCAGCGAGGCAAGCTCATCTGGCGGCGGGCGATTATCGCACCACCGCGATGAGTTACTTTTCGCTGGGTGGTAGTGTGGGGTTTGCCATGGCTCCGGCCCTCGGCTGGTGGCTGCTCGAATCGAGTGGAAGGCTGGGGATGCTGTGGGTCATACTCCCTGCAGCTATTGTGGCAGCACTGTTGGCCCGGCAGTTCTCGATGTCTGCTTCGCCGTCGAGACAACGGCCACATATAGCGATTGCCCCAGCGAAAGACGATTGGTACGGCTTTGGCGTACTGACCATCAGTGTCGTAGCGCGTTCGATTGTGTTCTTTGCGATCAATACCTTTCTGGCACTTTACTGGCGGCAGCGCTGGGCGGATTCAGCCGACGTGGGGAGCACAGGGGCGTTCGATCTCAATGTGATCCTGGCTTCGGGCACAACGATCTTATCGGTCTTTCTGGCAGCTGGAATTGGTGGCACAATTCTCGGAGGCTGGTTTGCCGACCGGTTCAGCCGCAGAGCCACGTTGATCACCGGCTTCGGGTTGTCGATGCTGACATTTCCCCTGATGGTCTGGTCGCCATCGATGGAGGTAGGAGCTGCGATGGTCGCTTTGACGGCGATCCTGTTTTTCGCACCGGCCAGTCCCGCCGTGGTGCTGGGTCAGGAGTATCTGCCGAACCGGGTGGGCATGGCTTCCGGAGTGACCATTGGCCTGGCGGTAAGTGTGGGTGGCATGGTTGTCCCTCTCTTAGGTTGGCTGGGCGACGTTTATGGGCTGGGTGTGGTGTTTCTGCTGATGGAAGTGATGCTTGGTTTCTGCGTAGTTTCGTCGATCGCACTGCCAAATCCACATTTCAGCACACGACTCGCGAAGTCGTAA
- a CDS encoding sigma-54-dependent transcriptional regulator — protein sequence MNKPVIVVLSCDQQLAVELPSALQGRVDVRACDTTEEVQDLLRTVTPQGFVADFRRTSHSGMAEARLLSLLQERFPALRIALVTPDRCPEPLQARVNETDLTHFKGRVDSQILAQTFRELADRVAPAEPSTLSRGQTSTNADPQYPAARNTPVSTPRAAITSTSSTRSAVPAHESAMLDTAAGSISRRFETSSPQLQQMLADLEIAARHDVTIMLIGETGAGKTYLSRLIHEASPRRTDPFLPVACGALPDDLIESELFGHMKGSFTSAHADKEGKFIAAKRGSLLLDEIDVLGLEQQVKLLRVIETGEFEPVGSNQTLRSQARLIVASNLELQPLVEQGRFRPDLYYRLNMLKFNIPPLRHRKVDIVPLARRFVRQFVQKHGVTIREIDPGLFEALLGYPWPGNVRELEHVIQRAVIYCRDGVLRAEHLPSHIVGGYAGPTNDPSVDLGHQFVTTATPKQSLEGQIALTEKEIIEQALFKNSFSRTRTAKDLGISRVTLYNKMKRYGIGN from the coding sequence ATGAACAAACCTGTCATCGTTGTCCTTTCGTGCGATCAGCAACTGGCCGTCGAACTCCCCTCCGCACTGCAGGGCCGGGTCGATGTTCGTGCCTGCGATACGACCGAAGAAGTGCAGGATCTGCTCCGGACCGTCACACCTCAAGGTTTTGTGGCTGACTTCCGTCGGACATCTCATAGCGGGATGGCCGAAGCCCGGTTGCTGTCACTTCTTCAGGAACGATTCCCTGCTCTGCGAATTGCTCTCGTGACTCCCGATCGCTGCCCGGAACCATTGCAGGCCCGAGTCAACGAAACCGATCTGACACACTTCAAGGGCCGTGTCGATTCACAAATTCTGGCCCAGACATTCCGGGAACTGGCCGATCGAGTCGCCCCGGCTGAACCCTCGACATTATCCAGAGGCCAGACGAGCACCAACGCAGATCCTCAGTATCCGGCTGCACGAAATACGCCTGTGAGTACACCACGGGCCGCCATCACGAGCACCTCATCAACGCGAAGTGCAGTTCCTGCCCACGAGAGTGCCATGCTCGATACGGCAGCAGGGAGTATCAGCCGCCGGTTTGAAACGAGTTCACCACAGCTCCAGCAAATGCTGGCTGACCTCGAAATTGCAGCCCGGCACGATGTCACCATCATGCTCATTGGCGAGACCGGTGCGGGAAAGACCTATCTTTCGAGACTCATTCACGAAGCCTCACCCCGGCGTACCGATCCATTCCTGCCTGTCGCCTGCGGTGCTCTCCCTGATGACCTCATCGAAAGTGAACTCTTCGGCCACATGAAAGGCTCGTTCACCAGTGCCCATGCCGATAAAGAGGGGAAGTTCATTGCTGCCAAACGCGGGTCACTACTGCTCGACGAAATCGATGTCCTCGGCCTCGAACAGCAGGTAAAGCTGCTGAGAGTCATTGAAACCGGTGAGTTTGAACCTGTCGGTTCGAACCAGACACTTCGCTCGCAGGCCCGGCTGATCGTCGCGAGTAACCTCGAATTGCAGCCGCTGGTCGAACAGGGCCGCTTCCGCCCCGATCTCTATTACCGCCTTAACATGCTCAAGTTCAACATCCCGCCACTGCGTCATCGCAAGGTCGATATTGTTCCTCTGGCCCGGCGTTTTGTCAGGCAGTTTGTGCAGAAGCATGGAGTGACGATTCGCGAGATCGACCCAGGTCTGTTCGAAGCTCTGTTGGGATATCCCTGGCCTGGGAACGTTCGCGAGCTGGAGCATGTTATTCAGCGGGCGGTGATCTATTGCCGCGATGGCGTACTGCGGGCTGAGCATCTTCCTTCCCATATTGTGGGAGGTTATGCCGGGCCGACGAATGATCCTTCGGTCGATCTGGGCCATCAGTTCGTCACAACAGCGACACCCAAGCAGAGCCTGGAAGGGCAGATTGCGCTGACAGAGAAAGAGATTATCGAACAAGCCCTCTTCAAGAACAGTTTTAGCCGGACGCGAACCGCCAAGGATTTAGGTATCAGCCGGGTGACGCTCTACAACAAAATGAAACGCTACGGCATCGGTAACTAG